The following proteins are co-located in the Wenzhouxiangella marina genome:
- the argE gene encoding acetylornithine deacetylase, with amino-acid sequence MNDRAALSSIEMLAKLVAFPTVSRDSNLPLIDFVEDYLSTFGARCRRTVNEDGTKANLYAVIGPDAPGGVVLSGHTDVVPVDGQDWHTDPFQLTEKEGLLYGRGSSDMKGFSAVFLSRLADLDPASLNKPLCLALSYDEEVGCLGIDRMVDDALAHFEKPAYAIIGEPTTMQIVRAHKSINVFRTVVTGQAAHSSQPHRGAGAIFAAARIIEQLRQIGEGKRAAAVDSGCEPPWTTVQVGRIDGGTAVNILPAHCEFLWEYRGLPDEDPEEIITAMQDFIETEVLPDLREFAPEASVETTPIARVPPLMPDPEARAETWVRSLNGVRDGGSGAVSFATEAGSFQRAGISSVVCGPGSIDQAHQPNEFIDPAELERCERMVDDVIAYLSRS; translated from the coding sequence ATGAACGATCGCGCCGCCCTGTCCAGTATCGAAATGCTCGCCAAGCTGGTCGCCTTCCCGACCGTGTCTCGCGACAGCAATCTGCCCCTGATCGACTTCGTCGAGGACTACCTGTCGACCTTTGGCGCCCGCTGTCGGCGCACGGTGAACGAGGACGGGACCAAGGCCAACCTTTACGCCGTCATCGGTCCGGACGCGCCGGGCGGCGTGGTCCTGTCCGGCCACACGGACGTGGTGCCCGTCGATGGCCAGGACTGGCACACGGATCCTTTTCAGTTGACCGAGAAGGAGGGCCTCCTCTACGGTCGCGGCAGCTCGGACATGAAGGGTTTCTCCGCCGTCTTCCTCTCGCGCCTGGCCGATCTCGACCCGGCGAGCCTGAACAAGCCCCTCTGCCTGGCCCTGTCCTACGACGAGGAGGTCGGCTGCCTGGGCATCGACCGCATGGTCGACGATGCCCTGGCGCACTTTGAAAAGCCGGCCTACGCGATCATCGGCGAGCCGACGACGATGCAGATCGTCCGGGCCCACAAGTCGATCAACGTTTTCCGCACGGTGGTGACGGGGCAGGCCGCGCATTCCAGCCAGCCGCACCGCGGCGCCGGCGCGATCTTCGCCGCCGCGCGCATCATCGAACAGCTGCGCCAGATCGGCGAAGGCAAGCGCGCCGCCGCCGTGGACTCGGGCTGCGAACCGCCCTGGACCACGGTGCAGGTCGGCCGCATCGACGGCGGCACGGCGGTCAACATCCTGCCCGCCCACTGCGAGTTCCTGTGGGAATACCGTGGCCTGCCCGACGAGGACCCGGAGGAAATCATCACCGCCATGCAGGACTTCATCGAGACCGAAGTGCTGCCGGACCTGCGTGAGTTCGCCCCCGAGGCGAGCGTCGAGACCACGCCCATCGCCCGCGTGCCACCCCTGATGCCGGACCCGGAGGCCCGCGCCGAGACCTGGGTGCGGAGCCTGAATGGCGTCCGCGACGGCGGCTCGGGCGCCGTGTCCTTCGCCACGGAAGCCGGCAGCTTCCAGCGCGCCGGCATCAGCAGCGTCGTCTGCGGCCCCGGCTCCATCGACCAGGCCCACCAGCCGAACGAATTCATCGACCCGGCCGAACTGGAACGTTGCGAGCGGATGGTGGACGACGTGATTGCTTACCTCAGTCGGTCGTGA
- a CDS encoding sodium:solute symporter family protein, with translation MADWVLITAMIAAYLGLTLFVGLRAGRGTSATVTGFVAGDRNFGFLVMYFVTGATVFSAFAFLGGPGWAYSRGAAAFYILSYGVLGMVPWYVVGPKVARIGRQLGHVTQGQFLTGRFPSRFLSVLIVLISVAALIPYITLQMRGAGIVVEAVTEGHVPLWAGAAIAYGIVLIYVLVSGVAAVGWTNTLQGVFMIVIAWALGLYLPYALYGGIGPMFEAILAERPELLATPGLTAGGEPWTWGGYTSAILISAIGLTMWPHLFMKAFTARDGRIIQRTVVWFPTFQLFLLPVFLIGFAGVLFVDELPRPDFILPYLILNVDLPLIVVGLFCAGALSASMSTGDALLHATASVAVEDGVRPFVDLDEARQRQLIRLLVLAAGGVAYYFAVAEGISLVVLLLTSYGIIAQLAPPVLAALFWSRATTPGAIAGLLAGAATALLFFFQPDWRPFGIHEGLLGLMVHVPVLVIVSLLTPAQPAEQVRAYLSPATAD, from the coding sequence ATGGCCGACTGGGTCCTCATCACGGCGATGATCGCGGCCTACCTGGGCCTGACTCTGTTCGTGGGCCTGCGCGCCGGGCGCGGCACCTCGGCGACGGTGACCGGTTTCGTGGCGGGCGACCGCAACTTCGGCTTCCTGGTCATGTACTTCGTCACCGGCGCGACGGTGTTTTCCGCCTTCGCCTTTCTCGGTGGGCCCGGCTGGGCCTATTCGCGCGGCGCGGCGGCCTTCTACATCCTGTCCTACGGGGTGCTCGGCATGGTGCCCTGGTACGTCGTCGGGCCCAAGGTCGCGCGTATCGGTCGTCAGCTCGGACACGTGACCCAGGGCCAGTTCCTGACCGGGCGCTTTCCGTCCCGCTTCCTGTCCGTGCTGATCGTGCTGATTTCCGTCGCGGCTCTGATTCCCTACATCACCCTGCAGATGCGCGGCGCCGGGATCGTCGTCGAGGCGGTCACGGAAGGCCATGTGCCGCTCTGGGCCGGGGCGGCGATCGCCTATGGCATCGTGCTGATCTACGTGCTCGTCAGCGGCGTCGCCGCCGTCGGCTGGACCAATACGCTCCAGGGCGTGTTCATGATCGTCATCGCCTGGGCCCTGGGGCTCTACCTTCCCTACGCCCTCTACGGTGGCATCGGGCCGATGTTCGAGGCGATCCTGGCCGAGCGTCCCGAGCTGCTGGCCACGCCGGGCCTGACCGCCGGCGGCGAGCCCTGGACCTGGGGCGGCTACACCAGCGCGATCCTGATCAGCGCCATCGGCCTGACCATGTGGCCGCATCTGTTCATGAAGGCCTTCACGGCCCGCGACGGGCGCATCATCCAGCGGACCGTGGTCTGGTTCCCGACCTTCCAGCTGTTCCTGCTGCCCGTGTTCCTGATCGGCTTTGCCGGCGTGCTCTTCGTCGACGAGCTGCCGAGGCCCGACTTCATCCTGCCGTACCTGATCCTGAACGTCGATCTGCCCCTGATCGTCGTCGGCCTGTTCTGCGCCGGCGCCCTGTCCGCCTCCATGTCCACCGGCGATGCGCTGTTGCATGCCACGGCCTCCGTGGCGGTCGAAGATGGCGTCCGGCCCTTCGTCGATTTGGACGAAGCCCGGCAGCGGCAGCTGATCCGCTTGCTGGTGCTGGCGGCCGGTGGCGTGGCCTATTACTTTGCCGTCGCCGAAGGCATCTCCCTGGTCGTGCTCCTGCTGACTTCCTACGGCATCATCGCCCAGCTGGCCCCGCCGGTGCTCGCGGCCCTGTTCTGGTCGCGCGCGACCACGCCCGGGGCCATCGCCGGGCTCCTGGCCGGGGCGGCCACGGCCCTGCTGTTCTTCTTCCAGCCCGACTGGCGGCCCTTCGGAATTCACGAAGGCCTGCTGGGCCTGATGGTCCACGTTCCGGTGCTGGTGATCGTGTCGCTCCTGACCCCGGCCCAGCCTGCCGAGCAGGTGCGCGCCTATCTCTCACCGGCCACGGCCGACTGA
- a CDS encoding threonine/serine ThrE exporter family protein has translation MDEPTLLDDEPQPYEASRLGTLVLNLGRALLHVGSPAHRLEAAMQVMADRLGLRAEFFSTPTSLIVSLGDESRQQTFLARSDPGSPNLSKLADLTEVMEDLADKRIDPIEADRRVREIDAAPARFGFWWQLFGFIAIAGGVTPLIGGGWRETALATVLGTITGLAVLLLGSHMERARLIAPLAATLTTFLGTLWCGYDAQTALMPALIASIIALLPGMDLTTACRELSTGHLVSGSSRLASAVMVFALITFGLAVGGLAGQAIVGPVGLVNPQAAPEWLTPIGLLIACVGLVILFQGHRRDWFWMLLASLIAWASSFIGVWINAPVIGAFAGALFVGLAGNVFVRFTGRPGSIMHMPGLILLVPGSIGLRSLATLLDHDVISGIETALLAGMIAVALTTGMIVSSVLLPPRKNAL, from the coding sequence ATGGACGAGCCGACCCTTCTCGACGACGAGCCGCAACCCTACGAGGCCAGCCGCCTCGGCACCCTGGTACTCAACCTGGGTCGGGCCCTGCTGCACGTCGGCTCGCCGGCGCACCGCCTGGAGGCCGCCATGCAGGTGATGGCCGACCGCCTGGGCCTGCGCGCCGAGTTCTTCTCGACCCCGACCTCCCTGATCGTGTCCCTGGGCGATGAATCGCGCCAGCAGACCTTTCTGGCCCGCTCCGACCCCGGCTCGCCCAATCTCTCGAAGCTGGCGGATCTGACCGAAGTGATGGAGGACCTGGCCGACAAGCGCATCGACCCGATCGAGGCCGACCGTCGCGTGCGCGAGATCGACGCCGCGCCCGCCCGCTTCGGCTTCTGGTGGCAGCTGTTCGGCTTCATCGCCATCGCCGGTGGCGTCACACCGCTGATCGGCGGCGGCTGGCGCGAGACGGCGCTGGCCACGGTGCTCGGCACGATCACCGGCCTGGCCGTGCTGCTGCTGGGCTCACATATGGAGCGGGCACGGCTGATCGCGCCCCTGGCCGCCACCCTGACCACTTTCCTCGGCACGCTCTGGTGCGGCTACGACGCCCAGACGGCACTCATGCCCGCCCTGATCGCCAGCATCATCGCCCTGCTTCCGGGGATGGACCTGACCACGGCCTGTCGAGAACTGTCCACGGGCCATCTCGTGTCCGGCTCGTCACGCCTGGCCTCGGCGGTGATGGTCTTTGCCCTGATCACCTTCGGCCTGGCGGTCGGCGGTCTGGCCGGTCAGGCCATCGTCGGCCCCGTCGGCCTGGTCAATCCCCAGGCCGCACCCGAATGGCTGACGCCCATCGGCCTGCTGATCGCCTGCGTCGGCCTGGTGATCCTGTTCCAGGGCCATCGCCGCGACTGGTTCTGGATGCTGCTGGCCAGCCTGATCGCCTGGGCCAGCTCCTTCATCGGCGTCTGGATCAATGCCCCGGTGATCGGCGCCTTCGCCGGCGCGCTGTTCGTCGGGCTGGCGGGCAATGTCTTCGTGCGCTTCACGGGCCGGCCCGGCTCGATCATGCACATGCCCGGGCTGATCCTGCTGGTGCCGGGCTCCATCGGCCTTCGCTCGCTGGCGACGCTCCTCGATCATGATGTGATTTCGGGCATCGAGACCGCCCTGCTGGCGGGTATGATTGCGGTGGCGCTGACCACCGGCATGATCGTCTCGAGCGTGCTGCTGCCGCCGCGCAAGAACGCGCTGTAA
- a CDS encoding polyhydroxyalkanoic acid system family protein — translation MAIDVIKTHGKTLEEAQKVADDLARDLADKFAVNYGWDGDTIVFERMGVHGEIDVNSEVVHVRAQLGFLLSYLEPAVEREVNRYLDEHFA, via the coding sequence ATGGCCATCGACGTCATCAAGACCCACGGCAAGACCCTGGAAGAGGCGCAGAAGGTCGCCGACGACCTCGCGCGGGACCTGGCCGACAAGTTCGCCGTCAACTACGGCTGGGACGGCGACACGATCGTGTTCGAGCGGATGGGCGTCCATGGCGAGATCGACGTCAATTCGGAGGTCGTGCACGTGCGGGCCCAGCTGGGCTTCCTGCTGTCCTACCTGGAGCCGGCGGTGGAAAGGGAAGTCAATCGCTATCTCGACGAGCACTTCGCCTGA
- a CDS encoding DUF4156 domain-containing protein: MTPIRLLTVLLTIAALAGCVWVQPEPGSYRIRLVERHQVHHCERLGETTVSVRDRVAGVQRSPSTIEEELLTLARNSAYELGGNRLVDEGRMGPGKGRYGIYRCEAD; this comes from the coding sequence ATGACCCCGATTCGACTGCTTACCGTGTTGCTGACGATTGCCGCGCTGGCCGGCTGCGTCTGGGTTCAGCCTGAACCCGGCTCGTACCGGATTCGGCTCGTGGAGCGCCATCAGGTGCACCACTGCGAGCGCCTGGGTGAGACCACGGTCTCGGTCCGCGACCGGGTCGCAGGCGTCCAGCGCAGCCCGAGCACGATCGAGGAGGAGCTGCTGACCCTGGCGCGCAACTCGGCGTATGAACTTGGCGGCAATCGCCTGGTGGACGAGGGCCGAATGGGCCCGGGCAAGGGACGCTATGGCATCTACCGCTGCGAAGCCGACTAA
- a CDS encoding acetyl-CoA C-acyltransferase, whose protein sequence is MSDAIVIVSARRTAIGSFQGQFAPVKSPALGSAAIRAALADSGVAPEAVSEVIMGCVLPAGTGQAPARQAALGAELPTSAGCTTINKVCGSGMKAVMQGHDAILAGSADVVVAGGMESMTNAPYLMDRGLRMGHVQALDHMFFDGLQNPYDGQMMGQFGEQCVARYGFTREEQDAFSKASVERAMDALNSGAFEAEIAPVTVRTRKGEVEIRTDEEPPRCNVEKMPGLRPAFAKDGTITAASSSKISDGAAAMVLMRESAAIEQGLKPLARIVAHATHSQEPEWFTTAPVGAMQKVLDKAGWSADQVDLFEINEAFATVTMAAMKELDLPHEKVNVHGGACALGHPIGASGARILVTLIHALKARGGGRGVASLCIGGGEATAIAIESV, encoded by the coding sequence ATGAGCGACGCCATCGTCATCGTTTCCGCCCGCCGCACGGCCATCGGCTCCTTCCAGGGCCAGTTTGCCCCGGTCAAGTCGCCGGCGCTGGGCTCGGCCGCCATCCGCGCCGCCCTGGCCGATTCGGGCGTCGCCCCGGAGGCGGTCTCCGAAGTGATCATGGGCTGCGTGCTGCCCGCCGGCACGGGCCAGGCCCCGGCGCGCCAGGCCGCACTCGGCGCCGAGCTGCCGACCTCGGCCGGCTGCACCACCATCAACAAGGTCTGCGGCTCGGGCATGAAGGCCGTGATGCAGGGCCATGACGCGATCCTGGCCGGCTCGGCCGACGTCGTCGTGGCCGGCGGCATGGAATCGATGACCAACGCTCCCTACCTGATGGACCGCGGCCTGCGCATGGGCCACGTCCAGGCCCTGGACCACATGTTCTTCGACGGTCTGCAGAACCCCTACGACGGCCAGATGATGGGCCAGTTCGGCGAACAGTGCGTGGCCAGGTACGGTTTCACCCGCGAGGAGCAGGACGCCTTTTCGAAGGCCTCCGTCGAGCGCGCCATGGACGCCTTGAATTCCGGCGCCTTCGAAGCCGAGATCGCGCCGGTGACCGTGCGTACCCGCAAGGGCGAGGTGGAAATCAGGACCGACGAAGAGCCGCCGCGCTGCAACGTCGAGAAGATGCCCGGCCTGCGCCCGGCCTTTGCCAAGGACGGCACGATCACGGCCGCCAGCTCGTCGAAGATCTCCGACGGTGCGGCCGCCATGGTGCTGATGCGGGAAAGCGCGGCCATCGAGCAGGGTCTGAAGCCCCTGGCACGCATCGTCGCCCACGCCACCCACAGCCAGGAGCCGGAGTGGTTCACCACGGCCCCGGTCGGTGCCATGCAGAAGGTGCTGGACAAGGCCGGCTGGAGTGCCGATCAGGTCGATCTGTTCGAGATCAACGAAGCCTTCGCCACGGTCACCATGGCCGCGATGAAGGAGCTGGACCTGCCGCACGAGAAGGTCAATGTGCACGGCGGCGCCTGCGCCCTGGGTCACCCGATCGGCGCCAGCGGTGCGCGCATCCTCGTCACCCTGATCCATGCCCTGAAGGCGCGCGGCGGCGGCCGCGGCGTAGCCAGCCTCTGCATCGGCGGCGGGGAAGCCACGGCGATCGCCATCGAGTCGGTCTGA